The following proteins are encoded in a genomic region of Chroogloeocystis siderophila 5.2 s.c.1:
- a CDS encoding peptidase has product MRQKFFVFFLVAIAALVVAISHDTSKANTKLTEIAQASKLPQLQQHPLPASLAHWQDQSNSGDYFSEIKPTEVGYLVWSQLPVKVYIQQPHAETHNAERLQSWANEVLQAIQEWNVYFPLQVVERPEVADIKILRLSPPLRIAPNEKFPRARSAETTYELYVSSNRVLAHRCSILLSPNQTGQYLQAAARHEFGHALGIWGHSPNPNDALYFSQVRNPPPISARDVNTLKRVYQQPTRLGWLLPRT; this is encoded by the coding sequence TTGCGGCAGAAATTTTTTGTATTTTTTCTAGTGGCGATCGCTGCGCTAGTGGTTGCTATCAGTCATGATACCTCTAAAGCCAATACCAAGCTGACTGAAATAGCACAAGCTTCAAAATTACCGCAACTCCAGCAACATCCTTTGCCTGCTAGCTTGGCACATTGGCAAGACCAAAGTAATAGCGGTGATTACTTTTCAGAAATCAAACCAACCGAAGTCGGCTATTTAGTATGGTCACAGTTGCCAGTTAAAGTTTATATCCAACAACCACACGCTGAAACCCACAACGCTGAAAGACTACAAAGCTGGGCAAACGAAGTCTTGCAAGCCATTCAAGAATGGAACGTTTATTTCCCCTTGCAAGTGGTAGAACGACCTGAGGTTGCAGATATTAAAATTTTGCGTTTATCTCCTCCGTTGCGAATTGCCCCTAACGAGAAATTTCCGCGTGCGCGATCAGCTGAAACGACCTACGAGTTGTATGTAAGTTCCAATCGTGTTTTAGCTCATCGTTGTTCAATTTTGCTGAGTCCTAATCAAACAGGTCAGTATCTTCAAGCCGCAGCGCGCCATGAATTCGGTCATGCATTGGGAATTTGGGGACATAGCCCAAACCCAAACGATGCGTTGTACTTTTCCCAAGTGCGGAATCCACCGCCAATTTCTGCTAGAGATGTAAACACGCTCAAGCGAGTTTATCAGCAACCAACACGATTAGGATGGCTGTTACCAAGAACTTAG
- the secG gene encoding preprotein translocase subunit SecG: MTIYNIVEILWVVSAVGLTVLVLLHSPKGDGIGAIGGQAQLFSSTKSAETTLNRVTWALTVLFLGLTVVLSANWLPR, encoded by the coding sequence ATGACAATTTACAACATTGTAGAAATCCTGTGGGTTGTATCTGCGGTAGGTTTAACTGTATTGGTACTACTACATAGCCCTAAAGGTGATGGTATTGGAGCAATTGGCGGACAAGCACAACTATTCAGCAGTACAAAAAGTGCTGAAACAACTTTGAACCGAGTTACCTGGGCACTCACAGTACTTTTTCTTGGTCTAACTGTTGTTTTGAGTGCTAACTGGTTACCTCGTTAA